Below is a window of Humulus lupulus chromosome 9, drHumLupu1.1, whole genome shotgun sequence DNA.
TTTATGTGAGCTCATTCCCACACACCCcaacttaaatcccatcattgtccccaatgtggctaCACAAATACATTATGCCAATTATTAAATCACTCCCCTAACCAACAGTAAATAATTTGTCCTTGATAAATTTTAGAGGCTAGGTTCGGTCACTGAAGGATAAAAATTATGGGCATGGGGGTGGTAAACATTGATGGGTGTTAAGAAGGATTAGGCAAGTTGGCTCAAATAAGGGTGACTAAGGGCAATTAATATTCAtcgggttagcttgaaaggctcaatcgtcCAAGGATGGCCTAGATCATTTCTAAGTTGTAAAGCTAGCTAGGATTTCACCTCAAGGGTTACACTAACCAATTCTAGATGCTTAAACTTTCTCAAGGTGTTGGTTATTCTAGAAAATCAAAGCATAGTGGGATAACTGAAGCACACATCGGTTGAAAGAATCACTATTAGATTAGGCATTTGGACAGCAATAGCACCTAAACTAGCATATTCAACACACAGACACAAGGCGTATCACAAATGGAGGAAAGTGGAAGTTTTCATCATCGAGCGCTACgctaaactaaactaaacaaaAGTACCTCTCGATACAACTAACACATATTGACAAGAACAGAGACATCaataacaaaacaaataaaacaagaCAGAAAACAGAAAAACATATAATTATTTAACATAAAGTCGAAAGGTAAAAGAACGAAGAAACCCCCTTGCAACTAATCGGACTCCTCAGCAGGAGAGTCCATCGTGTTATCTTCAACAGCAGCCCATGGCTCCAAAATTTGCTCAGGGAAGGCAGGAAACGAAGGTGCAGTTTTGGGGAGATTCTTCTTAAGTGCTTGATTAAAAAGGCCTGTTTGCTAAATTCCATGCTGTAGCATCCTAGAACATTTTATAAACTTGCTTGCCAAAACTGAACTGCTTCCCCAAACTGTGAAAATCAGTAACTGTAACCCCAAAACTGCACCAATTCACCCACATTCAGATTTTTCCGTGCCTCCATTGTAcctaaaatattaaaaatgaaaaagaacaaaagcactaaaaaaaaaattaataacaaaatatatatttacaaatgCAAAATGCCtcaataactttttttttctgtttttttttttacttttcaaaaaaaaaattaatatgggCAGATGCAACTAGCTGCCCTCATGATTCATCTTTAATCACAGCAACTCTATTCACTTCATTATTCAAGGATCCATCAAAATGGGCGAGGTCTTGTTTTGCTTAACCTCgccacccccaaacttaaattttTTTTCCTTCACCTTCAACTTTCTTCCTGAAATTTCATCACGCAAGTCCAATGCACCACAAAGAAAGACTTTAATTATCAAGAATGAATCAGAGAAACTTGATGCTAGATGTCTGGAACTTGCTTTCATTTTAGAATTAGAGAAATACACCCGCTGCCCCACTTCGAACCTTTGGGAATGAGCTTTCCTACCacacttctttttcttctttctacgTGGCTCTTGCAAATGAGATGGTGCCTTGTTTATACCTGCCCCTAGCTCATTGTTGCTCTCAAATTCTTTAAGAGATATCCTCATCCTCACTTTCTTGCTATACCTTGTGGGTACCTCTTCCTCCATATTAGAGTTCTTGACAGTGATGGCAAAACAATCTCCTACTTCATCTGGAGAACATATAGGATTGAATACCTTGAAAGTTACCTGTTCTTCTTGAGCTCTCATTGCGAGCTCCCCTTTTTCCACGTCAATCAAGGTCCTCCCAGTAGCTAGAAATGGCCAACCCAAGATAATAGGAACATCTCTATCCACTTCATAATCAAGAATGATGAAATCGGTCGGAAAAATGAACTTATCAACTTGCACTAGAacatcttcaatttttccttccGGGTGCGCCATAGAAAGATCTGCCAATTGCAAAGTGACTGTAGTTGGCCTCgcttctccaattcccaacttcttaaaaATAGACATGGGCATCAAGTTAATACTAGCTCCCAAGTCACATAGAGCTCTACCCACATCTCTTCCACTAATCGAACATGGAATTGTAAAACTACCCGGATCCTTCAACTTAGGAGGAATTTTACTCCTCAACATGGCACTACAACCTTCAGTCAAGGCCACTGTTTCAAACTCACCAAGTCTCTTTTTCTTAGTCAAAATGTCCTTAAAAAGCTTTACATAATTTGGCATTTgctccaaagcttccaccaaGGGAATGTTGATATGGAGCTGCTTTAAAACATCCAGAAACTTCCTGAATTGGCCATCTTGCTACTGTTTTTTGAATCGTTGAGGAAATGGCAGAGGTGGCTTGTGTGAAGTCTTTTTTGCAGTAGAATGTTGACCCGATGCCGTATCAACTGGGGAGAATTCAGCAGCTGCACTTGCTGGTTTTTTACTCATTTCCCCCTcggtttggattgaagtgggctccttGCTGCCCTTTGTTTTCTCCTCATTTACTTCTAGATTTTTCCCACTCCGTAGAGCGATTTCCTTGCATTGTTCTTTGCCATCCCTCCTTGGATTCTCAGTATCACTAGGCAAGGAACCTTGGGGCCTATTTTTCAAATCATTCGCCAAATGCCCCAATTGAATTTCAAGATTTCGGAGAGAGGCTGCTTGACTCTGAATTACAgcatcattcttggccatataatctctcattaaactctccaaagaACTTGATTGAGAGCCTTGAGGTTGGTGAGGTTGTTGAGCTCTTGGTTGTTGAGGAAACCCCGGTGGAAATGACTATTTTCCTTGTGCTAGTGCTCCacttgaacttgctccttgacccccccatgaCAGGTTTGGATGATGTCTCCATGTTGGATTGTAAGAGTTTGAATATGGGTTGTTGTTGCGGTTGAAATTTTGATTACCCACATAGCAAATCGAGGCTGGATTCGAAGGGCAATTCTCAAAAGTATGTCcgtctccacaataaacacatgAGATTTCTGCACTTTGAATGGCAGTGGCTGGCTGTATGCTCCCTCCCAAACTCATGTTCTTTAGAATGTTGGTCATTGAGGCCATTTGAGCGGTTAGAGCGATTAACGCATCAACTTCAAGAACTTCCGCCACCTTTCGACTTGTAGGGGCTCTAGTGGTTGACCATTGATAGTTATTGATTGcaatcctttccaaaatctcGAATGCTTCATTGTAAGACTTAGAAAGAATGGCTCCATTGGCTGAAGCATCCAATACCATCCGAGAGGCTGCATTGAGACCATTGTAAAATGTCTCCATTTGTATGCAATGAGGGATACCATGGTGCGGACACTTTCTCAACAACTCCTTGAATCTTTCCCAAGCTTCACTAGTGGACTCATCTTCCAATTGCTGAAAAGACATAATCTCACTTCGAAACTTTGCATTTCTAGTGGGAGGGAAGtacttccttaagaatttttcagccaagtcGTTCCAATTTGTCACCGAAtcgggaggaagggtgttgagccatgatctagctcgatCCCTTAAAGAGAACGGGAACAACTTCAATCTTAGTGCCTCTTCACTtactccttgtagcttgaaagaatcactcacctccaaaaatgagcGAAGATGGAGATGAGGATCTTCCGTTGGCAACCCACTAAATTGACCAACTATTTGGAGCATTTGGAACATGACAGGTTTGAGCTCAAACTGAGGTGCTTGAATTTCGGGCCTCACAATGCCCGGATTGAGCTCGTTGAACATAGGGGCAGCGTATTCCCTTATTGCTCTGGCTCTATCATTCGCCAAGGCAATAGGATTAGCCATGTTATGCGCACCCCCTACTTCTCCAACATTTTCAGCCATGTTGCAGTGGCCTTTAGCCTTTTGTGCCTTTCTCCTTTGTCTAAAAGTGCGTTCAATTtcggggtcaataggagcaagCTCAAATTCTTCTTGTTTGTTCATGCACTAGATTAATCCTGAAAAACACACAGCCCAAACAAGCAGAATTAGAACCAAACAAACAGAAATAAATTGCAAAATAGTTGATAATACACAATTTTAatttcaatccccggcaacggcgccaaaaacttgttgtgaaaattaatatacgcaagtatacgcagtcacacaagtaatataatgataagtaagatcgtctccacagggattgcaaacaaAATTCAATGTAAAACCAACTAATTAACAActtaaaataaatggaaaatatgGGAATGATTGAGTAATGAATCTAAATTTAAATGACTGTAAATAAAACCTGCTTAAAATTTGGCTACAATTACTGGAAAAAATAATTGCAAGAAAAGTATCTATGGAATGATAGACTTGAATAACTAAATCACCCCTATGTCtaatctgcccagttgttacagcattTCGTTCAGCAAAGTTGCACAGAGTTAACAGAATTCTAGAATTGCTCgtgagatttttccaaaactcatTGATTATGTTCTACCACTTAATTTAATATATTCCTATATTTAATCAGGTTGCAGAACATCAATTAAACACCAATTCTCGAGTTATgcaaggtagtaaaatattcctatCTTACTTACTAAGAACAACCTAATCTAGCTTAGCAAATTGTTACTCATGgccaattaataacaattaaataacaataagctcacttgaatgaacaaaggcaaaATTGCTAAAGTCATGCATCAAGATTAATTAATTCAAAGCATAGGGGTTCATAGCTATTCAAATCTCAAAAGGTTTAGCTCATGTTCAAACCAGTAATTACAATCCAAAATAGAATTTGTTCATCCATGACTAATAATTCATTTTCACAAAATATAGAATTAAGAGTATATACTACAAAAAAGGAAAagatagaagaaaaagaagaagtagAATCAAAGTATGCTTTCGTCGTCCTCCTCCTTCTTTTCTCGATGGTTTCCTCTTTTGAATACTTGGTTTTTCAGTACTATCCTTTTTTGCAACTATTTTTTCCTCTCATGGCAGCAGCACACATGTGTTCTCTTGAATGATGTTGGTTGCTGGTACTTCCTTTCCTTCTATATCTCCAGGGTACAATTTCAtttaccctaattagaaagccCACTTTCTTCTCTTTGGCCCACTAGTCCAATCCACATCATCCAGCTGACATAATTTTAAGTGTCTGCCACATAGGCGCTGAATTAGATGACGAAATTTCTGCTGGTATTTTTTCCACGTCATTTCCCAGTAcccagaaatgctatagcattttatTCTCCAGCAAATCAGAAGCATTTCCAACTTTAGTGTTCACTTTGGCCTCGaattcctttctttcccttggcaattcaaaaattcctttcctaaacaacaaaaaaaaacataattaattaattaattacatttaacACTAACAACTTAAAAGACTCCTAAATTAGTACACTAACTGGAAAAGAAAGTTAAAAACTAATCAAACTTACAAACAACATCAcattcattactcttttcacgaaaaatcaagtttaaagttaataaaaataactctataccataGAGTTATCACTCCATATTACCAAAGGTGGCCTTGACCGACCTTAACCAATCCTTCGCCACCATAGGATCAGCTTTCCCTTCAAAGGTTGGTGGGGCTTGTTTTCTGAAACGTTCATACACTGGCTCAAACCCATAAGTCACAGGCAGTGGTGCAGTCGGTGGAGTTGGCAACTGAGGTTGCACCACTAGTACTTGAGGTACTTGGGGCATTTGGGGCACTTGGGGCACTTGCCTAGCATGTGCCAATTCCTCATCTCTCAGTCTTAGTTGTTCTCTCAACCTTGCTACCTATGTGACCAGATCCATAGATGGTGTTGCTGGAGCTGCAGGTTGGACTAATAACATTCCTATGCCAGGGGTTGTTGTGGCCTTAGACcttgtggagacaccctttcctcagcctcctcctcttcccttgccccctcttcctctagtcgacattatgagattctgaggcaccaaaagaaaatcataagggAGGATGATCGcataatggtttgatagatatttTTGAAAATCATATATTCAAATCCCTgtcatttagagtttgcaagaggAAAATATTAAACCATAGCATTCAAAGTGTTCTAAATAATTCCTAAATTCAAACAACTCATAAAGTGTTTAATAACCAAAAACATAAATCCTTATGGTCTTAAAAAAAATCCCATCTTATTCATTAACGTTTCATGGAACGATCTACGCGACTGACTCTAGTCCTTAACTGTGGACTCGTATCCTGAGCTGTAATCAAAGACGTCCTCTGAGATGTGGAAGTAGTCAGGAGCACTTGCCATCACCCTCACCCTAGCAGTCACTTGTGGTATGGCATGAACTACTTCATGACATGCCAAGGCTCCTTCCAAATCGTGTACCATCTCCAAACACTCCTCCATCTCTCTGTTATCCATCTTTACCGTAAACAACTCCTGACAACTAAATTCGTGGTTGTCCATAAAATCGTATATCACATACTCTATGGTGCTAAAGTCCAGGTTAAGCTGAACGACATTGTGCCATGCTACGTGTAACTGGAGAAGGGCCTCGGAGTACATTGACAGTGCTTCCCTTAACACCCAATATTGCTCTTTAGGCCATAGCAATGCTCCTCTTTTGTTCATGATTCCTTGCATACGATCGGAAACACCTATCGTTGTTTTCAACACCGCAATTCTCCAATCGTAGGGGTCCTCCTCAAGCTGGACCTTGGGTATTGCGCGAAATTCCGTAAGTAGCTTTTTCTTAGTGGTTTTTATAACGGAAGGCATCTTACTATACTGTAGTAacaaaactataaaattaaataaagcaGAAACAAGTAataacacataaaacaaatacttactaagcggtgaggtgagattttctcgtctttagcgtgtatggggaaggtccttggaaacatggacgatcgactctgataccatttgtaaaatgccctaaactaatactttgtaaaacatcttCATGCTCATACACTTATAgaagaaaaccacttattatatgaaaatttcagtggggccttgctaaaacatgcaagttgggcccaatagtttaaaataaaataaaacttctCATGcaatgttttaaaaataaatatatttaaattccCACTCACAAGCttggaaattaaaataaaaacataacatcattctttaaaTTTTGGCGTTTTAAGCAGATCGTTTGTTCgctcataggatacccccacatcatacacaccctgacgtcggaactccccacatcaccatgcgtACCAATGAGAAACCCTATTTGCTACTTGAAAggaaaagtaaggggggtgagcaaaaagcccagtaaggaagtacaaacaatataCAAGTAAACACCACAAAACCTATTCATAATCATACATCGTTAAACATCATActtaagcatcatcatcatcatgcgTAATCGTGATCATCATACATTAAAAACCATTATCATACGCCATACATTATTCATCAATAGCAAAATCAaatataatcatcattatcatttcatccttgtgaacatggccccctatcttgtccatgtcacaccttgaggtaaacaggaggttctggtccttgaataaactcggcgcgtccaccctatgagttacgtcataccttagtaactcgggttatgcCTATATATCAttagtaacccatttgttgtgtcgcgttcaacaagCTAACAACCATTTACATAACATACAACATATAGAAAAATACATGTAATCCAGTCATATCAATACAAAGGAAAAATACATGATTTCTCAAATTCATCGCATCAAATCATAACAGCATTTCATACATCATATCACatggtacatcatcatacatagcatatctTTATCCTCATACAACCAATCTTACCgtttcataacataaacataaaaattctatccaacttccttacctcaggtccgagcaaagcaaaaattgaacaacttcacaacgagcctatgaCCATTATCAAATAGCATTCATTAGtatcacataagactttcttgtgcccaactattataccccatgtgtgcataggccatgcacacatggtgaaatctACACATAGTTTCCAAGCGGGCAAATTTTATACTTAAAATcacaaaaagaataatgcaacttcTACCTATTATACATGCATGATTTTCAAGTAAAAATCATATGATTGAAtgttagacatattttttaacgtaaaagtgcatttgcatgcgacatgcatacgtgagaacgttattaaaaagtgacgttaaaaacgataatttctatgcacttatttctatcatttttaaaataaggatttagcaacataatttctcaccattatttatttattttaaatccctaagttgattaaatctcttaagacattatttttatttcataaaaataatttatttagtcattttaaaaaaaaaaatccatttattatttttaaatttcatAGAAAACAACAAAAGCTTGAACTATCTAAGGTACTTATAAATATCATGCTTCCTTTAGAAaacaacaattttatttaaattaataaaattacaagttgatgtgagaaaaaaaaaatataatttgcttgtattatttaagacttaattttatgtagTAAAAATTCATATgtaataatcaaataattatttttaatttattataaactttcagccaccacttaatttatttaaaaatcacaagtgactTTAATCGCTATATTTTTcttgattaaaataaaaaaaaaatcatactcattaaaatgtgaacattcaaggttacatttaaaataacctttaaatatatatatatatagtttatgatattatattatttcaacaaacacacaaactttcttttatttaaaagacTCTTCATAATTTTTACGAAAAATCCCAATAACAAAATAAAcctcaaaaatcaccatcttggaattaaaactcatattttctctaaaaatatatataaaaaaaaactgtaggcatttatttgagtaaaaatgtcattttaatgtaaattaaaattcccttttaatttcttaaaaacatcatagcacttgcaaaatcatttaagcatgcatatcattattttcatcatattctaaaccatttatacacaaaaaatcagcaagcataataagtcatgaaattcatcttttacatcatgtttcacaaaaatttacacaataatgaTTCATGTTTAATTAACACAAATATAAACACAACCCTAGCATGCATCTATTACCATATTGTAAATCTAAGAAAAACCCTAACATCACATAGACATTCAAATCATAGGCATGTTTCAagatcaatcatacacacatatgAAACAATAACCTAGGCCGAAACCCTCATGCattaaacttaaaaataaaaccaaaattctcataaacatattcatcaactttcatggattcaataacaaaaaaaaaaaaaaatccaaattaaTTATCATGCCAAAATTTACATGGGATCCTATAACATGGAtctaacataaaaaataaaataacaaaatttacaAAGAGGATCCCTATACATGCATAGGCCGAAACCTATAATGAACATGAACATAGAATACCAAaatcatcatacatcatattcAAGTATTTCAAAGACCACCTAGATCAACACATagcaaaaaaattcaaataggaACCAAATCACCAACAATCTATTAGATATCAACACAAAACCAAAACAAACTAATGATCAACTacctcctttgatagagtttCAAAACTCCATTTGGGCACCACCCTTGATCATTtccctagggatttcgaacatCACAAGAAAAGAAAACCGCAAATTATTTTCTTAGAATTTCGAGAAGAAGAGGATTCATGACTAAagattaaaagaaaaaagaaaaacaaaatataagcACATacctagggttttttttttcgAAACCCtacccttcttcctcttctcttctccttctttctcttctctctctctctctctctctctctctctctctctctctctctctctctctctctctctctctctctctctccttctcttgaaTTCGACAGCCCCAATGAAAATGGttcctctattttcttctttccCCATTTATCTAACCTAAGGCAATTAATAgcctaaatgaaaaaaaaagggtaagtttcctatttgtgtctattttcatttattttattttatttgagtttttcTTAATTAAAGATAAATAAGAGTGCATAAAGATGACAACATATTTTCCTATTTTATCTAACAGTCATCCAATCAAATTATTCTAAGACCAATTAGGAAAGAAAATCCCTCATTACCCACTCTCCTACACGCCACTTCTCCTTTcatcttctttatttttttaactaaataaataaaataaatctaataacgGAAacaataaagtgtgtagaaaattatatacaagtgcaccatgcaaccatgcacatgcacacactcaatcgCTAGGGTgaatcactacctaccatgcaccttggtgcattcaaccaaaactcaattattcacaaattaaaaataaataattaaataaacaattaacaatcaAATTCACAacattctaccaaacaattctaacaattaatttaaacaaataaataaaatatttcacaaccacttaacaattaaataaaattaagcacaaaatttaataaataaataaaaaaattggtgcactgcATTTTTTTTTCCGTTTCAAGCAACTATTCACAAAACCAAAACAAATTCATCAAACTCTCTCAAATTAATTCAGTTAGTACCAGGTAACACAATCcaactaaaaaaaaaaggcaGGGATACAAAATCCaggttacttttttttttctgtttcagGCAATTATTTACAAAACCAAAGCAAATTCATCAAACTCTCTCAAATTAATTCAGCCAGGTACCAGGTTACACAATCCAACTCAAAAAAAGGGCAGGGATACAAAACGaggttactttttttttttttttcaggcaACTATTCACAAAACCAAAACAAATCCATCAAACTCTCTCAAATTAATTCAATGAGGTACCAGGTTATACATTCCAACTCAAAAAAGGGCGTGGATACAAAATCcatgttacttttttttttctttttgtttaggCTACTATTCACAAAACTAAAGCAAATTCATCAAACTCTCTCAAATTAATTCAACTAGGTACTAGGTTACACAatctaacttaaaaaaaaaagggatacAAATATCAGGTTAAATTTTCCTGTTTCAGGCAACAATCACAAAACCAAAGAAAACTCTTCAAACTCTCTCAAATTAATTCAACCAGGTACCAAGTTACACAATCTAACTAAAAAAAAGGAATACAAATACTAGGTTACTTTTTTCCTATTTCAGGCAACAATTCACAAAACCATAGCAAATTCTATAAACTCTCTCAAATTAATTCTGCCAGGTACCAGGTTACATAATCCAACTAAAAAAATGATACAAATACCAAGTTACTTTTTTCCTGTTTCAGGCAACAATTCACAAAACCAAAGAAAATGCTTCAAACTCTCTCAAATTAATTCAGCCAGGTACCAGGTTACAcaatccaaataaaaaaaaaggaagggATACAAATACCATGTTATTTTTTTCCTGTTTCAGGCAACAATTCACAAAACAAAAGCAAATTCTTCAAACTTTTTCCAATTAATTCAGCCAGGTACCAGGTTACACAATCTAACTAAAAAAAAGGTAGGGATACAAAAACCAGGTTATTTTTTTTCCGTTTCAGGCAACTATTCACAAAACCAAAGCAAATTCATCAAACTCTATCAAATTAATTCAGCCAGGTACCAGGTTACACAATCCAACTCAAAAAAAGGGTAGAGATACAAAAGTCaggttactttttttttttctatttcaagCAACTATTCACAAAACCAAAGCAAATTCATTAAACTTTCTCAAATTAATTCATCCAGGTACCAGGTTACACAATCTAAACCAaatgaaaaaattatttattgAGATCATGTCATaatacaaattttaaataaaaattacctTTCTCCCAAACATCCAATCAAGTAAGAGGAATTTAGATGGTGATCTTGGATAATGCAGTTCTTATCATTGGCAAGATCTTCAAATCGTAAAAAATTGTAGTTTCGACGTCAACAAAATGAAGGAGAACTGGTGAAAACTCTTGATTGGTGGCAAGGAAATGCATAGGGTTGGTGATCGGCGAAGAGGGAACGCAGAGGTATCGTGCTGATTTTTTTGATCATGAATTTTAGCATTTTTTGCACTCATTTTAGTTGCTTATGGAAATTCTATATTAATACTTTCTGTAATTTTCCATATTGAGAAACTTTTTAATCAGATttccatattttaaaaaaaattattaatattccagatttttttaaaaacgttttaaaaaaaaaaaaaactcatgtatataaaaaaaatataaatttttaacaACTTGAAAATTTTGGAGGCATGATTTGAAAGTAGTAATAG
It encodes the following:
- the LOC133799485 gene encoding uncharacterized protein LOC133799485, coding for MNKQEEFELAPIDPEIERTFRQRRKAQKAKGHCNMAENVGEVGGAHNMANPIALANDRARAIREYAAPMFNELNPGIVRPEIQAPQFELKPVMFQMLQIVGQFSGLPTEDPHLHLRSFLEVSDSFKLQGVSEEALRLKLFPFSLRDRARSWLNTLPPDSVTNWNDLAEKFLRKYFPPTRNAKFRSEIMSFQQLEDESTSEAWERFKELLRKCPHHGIPHCIQMETFYNGLNAASRMVLDASANGAILSKSYNEAFEILERIAINNYQWSTTRAPTSRKVAEVLEVDALIALTAQMASMTNILKNMSLGGSIQPATAIQSAEISCVYCGDGHTFENCPSNPASICYVGNQNFNRNNNPYSNSYNPTWRHHPNLSWGGQGASSSGALAQGK